The following are encoded together in the Manduca sexta isolate Smith_Timp_Sample1 chromosome 22, JHU_Msex_v1.0, whole genome shotgun sequence genome:
- the LOC115442017 gene encoding trypsin 3A1, translating to MRVVWCSLFFAINVFAFDYVNVPTLEEPVVNDDRIVGGQEADIVHHPHQVGFILNGSYFCGGFIISENYIVTAAHCTLNVAPSSITLRAGSSYRQNGTIIPIAEVYTHPEYDNPEFDKDVGVLKTEYPINFTRTIQPIRLAPQGRRMRARTYFEVSGWGRTQEGGPLPDRLMEVVIPVVSYHQCFMSYPMQLTRNMFCGGNYVMGGQGTCQGDSGGTAVQDGLACGIVSFGRGCGRPMNPSVFANIAARPIREFIRNITNL from the exons ATGCGTGTCGTTTGGTGTTCTCTGTTCTTTGCTATCAATG TATTCGCGTTTGATTACGTCAACGTGCCGACCCTGGAGGAGCCAGTCGTGAACGATGATAGGATCGTTGGCGGACAGGAGGCTGATATCGTCCACCATCCCCACCAAGTAGGATTCATCCTCAACGGGAGCTATTTCTGTGGAGGGTTTATCATCAGCGAGAACTATATCGTGACGGCTGCGCATTGCACACTGAA CGTGGCCCCTTCATCAATAACCCTCAGGGCTGGCAGTTCTTATAGGCAGAATGGTACTATAATACCTATCGCGGAGGTCTATACCCATCCGGAGTACGACAACCCTGAGTTTGACAAGGATGTGGGAGTCTTGAAGACGGAGTACCCAATTAACTTTACGAGAACTATCCAGCCGATACGCTTGGCTCCTCAAGGGCGACGTATGAGGGCTAGGACTTACTTTGAGGTCAGCGGTTGGGGTAGAACTCAg GAAGGTGGTCCACTACCCGACCGACTCATGGAGGTCGTCATTCCAGTCGTATCATATCATCAATGCTTTATGTCCTACCCTATGCAATTGACAAGGAACATGTTTTGCGGGGGGAACTACGTAATGGGAGGACAAGGGACGTGCCAG ggTGATTCGGGTGGAACTGCGGTACAGGATGGATTGGCCTGTGGTATAGTTTCTTTCGGGCGAGGCTGTGGCCGGCCCATGAACCCTAGTGTCTTTGCCAATATAGCTGCCAGGCCTATAAGGGA
- the LOC115442018 gene encoding trypsin: MRVVWCSLLFAINVFAFDYTNVPTLEEFLEEPVVHDNRIVGGQEADIIDYPHQVSYLFNEGILCGGFIVSERYIVTAAHCSSIITDASTIILRAGSSYRQNGTIIPIAEVFTHPQFNNPPYDKDVGVLRTHYPINFTDTIKPIPLAPLGRRMRAYTYVEISGWGATQEGGPSPDRLREVRIPIVSYLQCFMSYPMQLTRNMFCAGNYYFGGQGTCQGDSGGTAVQDGMACGIVSFAQGCARPVYPSVLANIAAREIREFIRNITNL, encoded by the exons ATGCGTGTCGTTTGGTGCTCTCTGCTCTTTGCTATCAATG TGTTCGCATTCGACTACACCAACGTGCCGACTCTGGAAGAGTTCCTCGAGGAGCCAGTAGTCCATGACAACAGGATCGTGGGCGGCCAGGAGGCCGATATCATCGACTATCCCCACCAAGTGTCTTACCTCTTCAACGAGGGCATCCTTTGTGGAGGGTTTATCGTCAGCGAAAGATATATCGTGACGGCCGCGCATTGCTCCAGcattat CACGGACGCCTCAACAATAATCCTCAGGGCTGGCAGTTCTTATAGACAGAATGGTACTATAATACCTATCGCGGAGGTCTTTACCCATCCACAGTTCAATAACCCTCCGTATGATAAGGATGTGGGAGTGTTGAGGACGCATTATCCCATAAACTTCACGGACACCATTAAGCCGATACCACTTGCGCCTCTAGGGCGGCGTATGAGGGCCTACACTTATGTTGAAATCAGCGGTTGGGGCGCCACTCAG GAAGGTGGACCGTCTCCCGACCGTCTGAGGGAGGTTCGGATTCCGATCGTCTCGTATCTACAATGTTTCATGTCCTACCCCATGCAGTTGACCAGGAACATGTTCTGCGCAGGAAACTATTATTTTGGCGGCCAGGGGACTTGTCAG GGTGATTCTGGTGGAACTGCTGTGCAAGATGGAATGGCCTGTGGGATAGTATCGTTTGCTCAGGGTTGCGCACGTCCGGTTTATCCGAGTGTACTTGCCAACATAGCTGCGAGAGAAATAAGAGAGTTTATAAGGaatattacaaatttgtaa